A single window of bacterium DNA harbors:
- the yidD gene encoding membrane protein insertion efficiency factor YidD, giving the protein MRDDIITTLHPEGSSNNIRVATERRKLERPQICYGEAILNVLIPLIVSVGVGFWSMRFALTCLCVFTVVRMRGILIWFIRLYQRYASADIRLACVFEPGCSEYMILSMQKYGILKGISKGIERLKRCHLPNGGTDYP; this is encoded by the coding sequence ATGCGCGACGACATAATTACAACGCTCCACCCGGAAGGCTCCAGCAATAACATTCGGGTCGCGACAGAGAGACGAAAACTCGAGCGACCGCAGATTTGCTATGGGGAAGCCATACTTAATGTGCTGATACCTCTAATTGTATCAGTTGGAGTAGGCTTTTGGAGTATGCGTTTCGCATTGACGTGCTTATGTGTGTTCACGGTAGTCAGGATGCGGGGAATCTTAATTTGGTTCATACGACTTTATCAACGCTATGCTTCGGCGGATATACGACTGGCCTGTGTATTTGAACCAGGTTGCTCGGAATACATGATTCTGAGCATGCAAAAGTATGGGATTCTCAAAGGAATCAGCAAAGGCATAGAACGATTGAAACGATGCCACCTCCCAAACGGCGGCACTGATTATCCTTGA
- a CDS encoding tetratricopeptide repeat protein: protein MVVEKRFLVVAHQVIALKCPNCGDAVDTGQKVCKFCKQPVIISTFNSVYSMPIPLVNKYAGTYKQALSDDPSNRELNNSIAMCYLKLKLNDKALNAFEKAMEDNFDNSETFFYAAICLLKGQKAFLTTKASIDKIEEYIKAAILLEPKGIYYYFWAYIKYDYYDRKCYNTSPTYQDALALAETAGVSPFDIEQLFGILGVQRPEPL, encoded by the coding sequence TTGGTGGTTGAAAAGAGGTTTCTGGTCGTGGCGCATCAGGTTATAGCATTGAAATGTCCCAACTGCGGCGATGCAGTGGACACGGGGCAAAAGGTCTGCAAATTCTGCAAGCAGCCAGTCATTATCTCTACCTTCAATAGCGTTTACTCGATGCCGATCCCTCTCGTAAACAAATATGCGGGTACATATAAGCAGGCATTATCTGATGACCCAAGTAACAGAGAACTCAATAATTCCATCGCAATGTGCTATTTGAAGTTAAAGTTGAATGACAAGGCGCTAAATGCCTTTGAGAAAGCGATGGAGGATAATTTTGATAACTCTGAAACATTTTTTTATGCCGCCATCTGTCTTTTGAAAGGGCAAAAAGCATTTCTTACTACAAAGGCCTCAATAGATAAGATCGAGGAATATATTAAAGCGGCGATTCTGCTTGAGCCGAAGGGTATCTATTATTACTTCTGGGCGTATATCAAATATGATTATTACGATAGAAAGTGCTACAACACTTCTCCAACATATCAGGACGCGTTGGCATTAGCAGAAACTGCCGGGGTATCGCCTTTTGATATTGAGCAGCTGTTTGGGATTTTAGGCGTTCAGCGTCCCGAACCCTTATAG
- a CDS encoding DUF87 domain-containing protein gives MDDKMNIISSLPLATEEIVGFGAIEILSIPHVSVLQKRFTVIPNIDTEYKQDMARLLSEIFQNYKLNDDGASGLKDISLELLWCTEEAHNQPYKANIKLFIIIRAIDDTVTNAEHRVNSLLQICKASLSFGKYEYRSISFAEFHSRVQKIDDQSIIAIVKEERVENLQNPILPFCFAFAKLPTTENDLSRVVNALIDHPNCAVSFQILPTIYSAEEADAVGKMAQALDTLHRGVAEQGVGNISFALAEKHASVYKYYANNKHTSLFAFNILVFGSSSAANSLSTRLLGQLNIGNELRLIPLTADEVQKDTNYYPLPWAVNELLLNAKRSPCLLNSEQNLNAYYRLPYIITAEEASEFFRLPIGNENTSAGLVISESSKASHSYAGNIIGGGDIAIGHLKSSSRSSIGISLKDLTKHMLVVGTPGSGKTTFLVSVLDRLWKDHRIPFLVIEPAKNEYRALVQSIPDLQVFTPGKHSISPFVFNPFVPPKHVKLEAYKSTLKTAFAAAVSMSTPLDKIFEEAVNNCYSDFQWLDTYTSDSKGQPFNISDFIKCFQETFEQIGYTGDAKNIGRAGVVRLNSLVNLFDNYFSIPIEDLLTKPTIIELAAIDNSDQKALIIALLLLSISAYVNSNYIGEGGLRNVILLEEAHVLLGADPRPAVEGEANPSAIAQGLVKRMLAEIRSYGVGIVIADQSPRKVTADVVALTDIKLAFRLVEASDKQIIADSTNMVEVHTQRLAKLKPGEAFLFFGQLDEPEELITEDYRLANNISITLSDDQIRSLSTYWDAKQDKLRPYPECCYTRYCGTTCNCARRTLAREIARRIFVKHFKPDSTDFAIIKSILGQISKLIIDNLNDEPFDRELLSCVKVHLFRRIRYGTIMNIPKKTVQTSLEKV, from the coding sequence ATGGATGATAAGATGAATATCATTTCTTCACTGCCGTTAGCGACTGAGGAGATCGTTGGATTTGGCGCTATTGAGATTCTCTCAATACCCCATGTTTCCGTATTGCAGAAGCGTTTTACGGTTATCCCGAATATTGACACGGAATATAAGCAGGACATGGCGCGCCTGTTGTCGGAAATCTTCCAGAATTACAAATTGAACGATGACGGCGCCAGTGGTTTAAAAGATATTTCTCTAGAACTGCTTTGGTGTACAGAAGAAGCGCACAATCAGCCTTATAAGGCTAATATCAAGTTGTTTATAATCATCCGCGCAATTGACGATACTGTCACAAATGCAGAACATAGAGTGAACTCGCTCTTGCAGATATGCAAGGCGAGCCTGAGTTTTGGAAAATACGAATATCGGAGCATTTCCTTTGCAGAGTTCCATTCGCGAGTCCAGAAAATAGACGATCAAAGCATCATCGCTATCGTAAAAGAAGAACGGGTGGAGAATCTTCAGAATCCAATCTTACCGTTCTGTTTTGCATTCGCAAAACTTCCCACGACGGAGAACGACCTTAGCCGTGTCGTAAACGCCCTTATTGACCATCCAAATTGTGCTGTTTCATTTCAGATTCTGCCAACTATCTATTCCGCAGAAGAAGCAGATGCCGTCGGAAAGATGGCGCAAGCACTCGACACCTTACATAGAGGTGTCGCAGAGCAGGGCGTCGGTAATATTAGCTTCGCATTGGCAGAAAAACACGCCAGCGTATACAAATACTACGCTAATAACAAACACACCTCTCTATTTGCGTTCAATATATTGGTGTTTGGCTCGTCTTCAGCCGCAAACTCCCTTTCAACCAGACTTTTAGGGCAACTCAACATAGGAAACGAACTGCGTCTTATCCCGCTTACGGCAGACGAAGTACAGAAAGACACGAACTATTATCCGCTTCCTTGGGCGGTAAACGAGTTGTTGCTCAACGCTAAACGCAGTCCGTGTCTATTGAATTCCGAACAGAACTTGAATGCTTACTACCGCCTACCATATATAATTACCGCAGAAGAAGCCTCCGAGTTTTTCCGCTTGCCCATCGGAAACGAAAATACTTCTGCCGGTCTTGTAATAAGTGAGTCGAGTAAGGCAAGCCACTCTTACGCCGGCAATATTATAGGCGGAGGCGACATTGCGATTGGGCACCTTAAATCCTCCTCTCGAAGTTCTATAGGCATATCTTTAAAAGACCTCACGAAACACATGCTTGTCGTCGGAACCCCCGGTTCAGGCAAAACTACATTCTTGGTTAGTGTGCTCGACCGGTTGTGGAAAGACCACAGGATACCGTTCTTGGTCATCGAACCTGCCAAAAATGAATATCGGGCTTTGGTGCAAAGCATTCCGGATTTGCAGGTGTTCACACCAGGCAAGCATTCTATTTCGCCATTTGTGTTTAACCCTTTTGTGCCACCGAAGCATGTGAAACTGGAAGCCTACAAATCTACACTCAAGACTGCGTTTGCGGCAGCGGTATCCATGTCCACCCCGCTTGATAAGATTTTCGAAGAAGCGGTCAATAACTGCTATTCCGATTTTCAATGGCTTGATACATATACTAGCGACAGCAAGGGGCAACCCTTCAATATTTCAGATTTCATCAAGTGCTTTCAGGAAACCTTTGAGCAAATCGGCTATACGGGTGATGCTAAGAACATTGGGCGCGCAGGTGTTGTGCGGTTGAATAGCTTGGTAAATCTGTTTGATAACTATTTCTCAATTCCTATTGAGGATCTGCTGACCAAACCCACCATTATTGAATTGGCGGCTATCGACAACAGTGACCAAAAGGCATTGATTATCGCTTTATTGCTGTTGTCTATTTCGGCCTATGTAAACAGCAATTATATTGGCGAGGGTGGTTTGCGTAATGTTATTTTATTGGAAGAAGCCCATGTGCTTCTTGGCGCCGATCCCAGGCCAGCCGTGGAAGGCGAAGCCAATCCAAGCGCTATTGCACAGGGGTTAGTCAAGAGGATGCTTGCTGAAATCCGCTCTTACGGCGTTGGTATCGTTATTGCAGACCAATCACCTCGTAAGGTTACAGCCGATGTTGTAGCACTCACTGATATTAAACTTGCATTCCGTCTGGTTGAAGCAAGCGATAAGCAAATTATCGCCGACAGCACCAATATGGTAGAGGTACATACCCAGCGACTCGCCAAACTGAAACCAGGCGAAGCATTTCTATTCTTTGGCCAACTGGATGAACCGGAGGAGCTTATAACTGAAGATTATCGGTTAGCTAATAACATTTCCATAACGTTGTCCGACGATCAGATAAGGTCACTATCCACTTATTGGGACGCAAAACAAGATAAGTTAAGACCATACCCTGAATGCTGTTACACCCGATATTGTGGCACCACCTGCAATTGTGCACGCAGAACATTGGCGAGAGAGATTGCCCGCCGAATATTTGTTAAACACTTTAAACCCGACAGTACCGATTTTGCGATTATCAAAAGCATACTAGGGCAGATTTCCAAATTGATTATAGACAACCTGAACGACGAACCTTTTGACCGTGAACTGCTGTCCTGTGTAAAGGTCCATTTGTTTCGTCGGATTCGATACGGAACGATAATGAACATCCCAAAGAAGACCGTTCAGACATCTTTAGAGAAAGTGTAG
- a CDS encoding DNA/RNA non-specific endonuclease: MGGSIDGGEKGELDDMSHLSDTSGDVENDVPDDIPADIPEDAPVSGDDNLAREASPDIQEDIPEDVSDSETETPREGDEKPVDDHPFKADGTLKENIRYHAGEFGYEYETDDKGRIDDFHADKLQLTAREDRLPHDGDTPGKLEGDQAGHLAGDRFGGSPEIDNLVSQSSHVNLSEYKKIENQWAKALENGQHVSANVDVEYEQADRRPSAFDVDYDIDGEAFSQRILNGENR, from the coding sequence ATGGGAGGCAGTATCGACGGCGGTGAAAAGGGTGAGTTGGACGATATGTCTCATCTTTCTGACACATCAGGCGATGTTGAAAATGACGTCCCCGATGATATCCCTGCGGATATACCAGAAGATGCTCCGGTTAGCGGCGACGATAACTTGGCTCGTGAGGCTTCGCCTGACATTCAAGAGGACATTCCGGAGGATGTGTCCGATAGCGAAACTGAAACCCCACGCGAAGGCGATGAGAAACCAGTCGATGATCATCCATTTAAGGCGGATGGAACGCTTAAAGAAAACATTCGATATCACGCGGGAGAATTCGGATACGAGTATGAAACCGATGACAAAGGCCGTATTGACGATTTTCACGCTGACAAATTACAACTTACCGCGCGTGAGGACAGACTTCCCCATGATGGGGATACTCCTGGAAAACTGGAAGGTGACCAAGCCGGACATCTCGCAGGTGATCGATTTGGCGGTTCTCCCGAGATCGATAATTTGGTTTCTCAGTCGTCTCATGTTAATCTCAGCGAATACAAGAAGATAGAAAACCAATGGGCAAAGGCACTTGAAAACGGTCAGCATGTCAGTGCAAATGTCGATGTTGAATATGAGCAAGCTGATAGACGTCCTTCCGCATTCGATGTCGATTACGATATCGACGGCGAAGCCTTTTCACAAAGAATTCTTAATGGAGAGAATCGCTGA